In bacterium, the genomic window ACAATCAATTTCTACCTATTTCTATAAATTTCAATCTATTTCTATTATCTTATCTCCATATCACTCTTATCTCCTTATCCCCTTTCTTACACTTTTGATATATAGCCTGAACGGTTACAATTTTTTTGATTCAAATAAAGGTATTGGGAATTAAATACTATTTAACCAATTACCAATTACCAATTACCATGTATGAAGAAATGACCTTCGAGAAATTAATGAAATTAATATTAAGTTATAACCCAAAGGCAGATACTAAATTGCTTGAACGGGCTTATGAAATAGCAAATATGGCTCACGAAGGGCAGGTAAGGCTTTCAGGTGAACCATTCATTACGCATCCTTTATGGGTAGCTTATATCCTGGCAGGACTTAAATTAGACACAGAGACGATTATCGCCGCTCTTTTACATGATTTGTTGGAAGATACTACTTTCCCGGTTAATAGAATTAAAGAAGAATTTGGGGAAGATATTTTTTTATTAATTGATGGTGTATCGAAAATCAAAAAACTTACTCATCCCCACAAAGTTGTTCAACAGGCTGAAAACCTACGAAAAATGCTTTTGGCAACCGCAAAAGATGTTCGGGTTCTATTGATTAAATTAGCGGATAGACTTCATAATATGCGGACAATAAAGTTTTTACCTCAAGAGGATAAAAAACTTCTTGTAGCTCAAGAAACTCAGGAAATTTATGCACCATTGGCTAATAGATTGGGTATTGGTAGATTAAGATGGGAATTGGAAGATTTATCCTTTGAATGTCTAAATCCAGAGGCTTATCGAGAAATAGCAAAAAAGATGACCGAAAAAAGAGAAAATAGAGAAATCTATCTTGAAAAGATTGAAAAAGAATTAACCTCAAAATTTAAAGAGGTAGGAATATCAGTTGATATTCAAAGTCGAGCAAAACATTTCTACTCAATTTATCTTAAAATGAAATCTCAAAATAAACCACTGGATGGAATATATGATACATTAGGTATTCGGATTATTACTAAGGATGAAAATGATTGTTATGGAGCACTGGGGATAATTCATTCACTCTGGAAACCTATTCCTGGAAGGATTAAAGATTATATTGCTGACCCTAAATCAAATGGCTATCGTTCACTACATACCACGGTTATAGGGACGGATGGAAAACCATTAGAAGTTCAGATTAGAACTAAAGAGATGGATATTATTGCTAAAGAGGGAATTGCCGCTCACTGGCATTATAAAGAGGATGGGGGACAAGGAAAGTTTGATACAAAATTAAATGAGAGATTAAAATGGGCAAGAAGGTTTATCGAGGCATACCAGGATTTATCTGACCCAAAAGACTTTATGGAACACTTTAAATTAGACCTATTTAGCGATGAGGTTTTTATCTTTACACCCAAAGGTCATGTAAAAAAACTACCTCTGGGCTCGACACCAATTGATTTTGCTTATGCTGTTCATACAGACATTGGAGACCATTGTCTTGGAGCCAAGGCAGGAGATAAGATTGTTCCTCTTGATTATAAACTTAAAAGTGGAGATATAATCGAGATAATCACTTCGACCAAAGTTAAACCTCATCAAGATTGGTTACAGATAGTCC contains:
- a CDS encoding bifunctional (p)ppGpp synthetase/guanosine-3',5'-bis(diphosphate) 3'-pyrophosphohydrolase, with amino-acid sequence MKLILSYNPKADTKLLERAYEIANMAHEGQVRLSGEPFITHPLWVAYILAGLKLDTETIIAALLHDLLEDTTFPVNRIKEEFGEDIFLLIDGVSKIKKLTHPHKVVQQAENLRKMLLATAKDVRVLLIKLADRLHNMRTIKFLPQEDKKLLVAQETQEIYAPLANRLGIGRLRWELEDLSFECLNPEAYREIAKKMTEKRENREIYLEKIEKELTSKFKEVGISVDIQSRAKHFYSIYLKMKSQNKPLDGIYDTLGIRIITKDENDCYGALGIIHSLWKPIPGRIKDYIADPKSNGYRSLHTTVIGTDGKPLEVQIRTKEMDIIAKEGIAAHWHYKEDGGQGKFDTKLNERLKWARRFIEAYQDLSDPKDFMEHFKLDLFSDEVFIFTPKGHVKKLPLGSTPIDFAYAVHTDIGDHCLGAKAGDKIVPLDYKLKSGDIIEIITSTKVKPHQDWLQIVRTSKAKSRIRQFLKNNEEEKPSHKETKVEGHPTTHLKTHKSSTPKIKISGVNGLEVNFSKCCNPIPGDKIVGYITKGHGVSIHRAICPNIQSKSIDSTYKIDVAWEIEKQGLYEIGIYARAFPRKNLLNDMMSAINTTQGSINTTWTEVESNGTTKYGFNILINEKSHLQNIIKQLKQIQGVTEVYRG